The genome window GGCCGCCATGAGCGCCAGTAGACCCGTTCCGGTGCCAATATCCAGCAAGTTCGCGCCTTCCACAGGGGCGTAGGCTCCCAGAATGCAGGCGTCCGTACATACCTTCATGGCCGTCCGATCTTGCTGAATGGTAAACTGTTTAAACCGAAACAAAAAACGCCTTCATTTAAAGTGGATAGTAGTTTCTTATTTACGACCAAAGTCAGCCGGATTTTCTCCCCAGTGCTCGGTTTCCCATTTTAAAATTTTATTCGGGTACGTATTGTCCTGGAGCCAGGTTTCCGCCCGATCGAGGAGTTCGAAAAGGACGGCGTTGTTGGGCGTTTCTTCCAACTTGGTGTTCGCCCGCTTTTTCAGAACCCAGCTAATCGCCGTGCGCGAATCGGAATAAATTGGCAAACTGCTTCCACGCTGTTTGAGCCACGCCAGAGCATGTACAATGGCCAGAAACTCACCGATGTTGTTGGTTCCATCTGCATAGGGTCCCTGGTGAAAAAGCAGTTGCTTGCTCGTTGCGTGAACGCCCTGGTATTCCATCGCGCCCGAGGCCGTGTTCCAGGCCGCGTCAACGGCAATGCTATCGCGGATAGGCTGTCCAATAACGGCCAATTTGCTTTGCTTTCCCACGGTCGATTTCGCGCCGCCCTGAAAATGAACGTGTGGCTTTTCACCCAGCGCTTTTTCGGCTACGGTGCGACTCTCAAATGATTTGTACAAAGCACCCGGAAAATTCTGAATTTGAGCCTGGCAATCATCCCAATTATCATAAACTCCCTTCTGGCGCCCTTTCCAGACAACGTAATATTTCGGCGATTTCGCCATATTTAATCATTTATTGAAAAACAAAGATACAGAATCAGGCTTTATGTTCTATTTGCGCTAAAACAACGTACCACCTATCTTTGGCTTTTGGAATAGATTCGTGACGCTTGCTCTACGACTGCTGACTTATGACTTATATCCGTACTGATTGGACTCGCGCGGAAATCGCCGACATTTATAACTCCCCCGTTCTGGACCTTATTTACCGCGCGGCCACTGTTCACCGCCAGCACCACGACCCGCAGGAAGTGCAGGTTTGTACGCTTCTTTCGGTCAAAACCGGTGGCTGCCCAGAGGATTGCGCCTATTGCCCGCAAGCCGCTCGTTACCATACGGCGGTAAAAGTGCACAAACTGATGGAAGTGGACGAGGTGTTGACCGCCGCTCAACGGGCCAAAGACTCCGGAAGTACCCGCTTCTGCATGGGTGCTGCCTGGCGCGAAGTACGCGACAACCGCGACTTTGACAAGGT of Tellurirhabdus bombi contains these proteins:
- a CDS encoding ribonuclease H1 domain-containing protein, whose amino-acid sequence is MAKSPKYYVVWKGRQKGVYDNWDDCQAQIQNFPGALYKSFESRTVAEKALGEKPHVHFQGGAKSTVGKQSKLAVIGQPIRDSIAVDAAWNTASGAMEYQGVHATSKQLLFHQGPYADGTNNIGEFLAIVHALAWLKQRGSSLPIYSDSRTAISWVLKKRANTKLEETPNNAVLFELLDRAETWLQDNTYPNKILKWETEHWGENPADFGRK